In one window of Denticeps clupeoides chromosome 2, fDenClu1.1, whole genome shotgun sequence DNA:
- the LOC114784572 gene encoding complement C1q-like protein 2: MIVMFMMKLSVVQLMLLFCALVTVESNNNPEGTQSDMYAVLRRMSAVMAEQKVEMEHAKTKMNDLETRLKAAERKVEELQREGDEKTKAVQEMKIWTNIIGSDVKNLKINSESNKVAFSASLVTTNEGQIGPFNTGKTLVYKNIITNIGQAYNPNTGIFTAPVRGVYLFSLFVLGVAGADATGVDLYRNGEFVIPAYAHLSGQNYVNPSAGVNLLLEAGDTVYAFLPPNRKIYDNVHRHCSFSGVLVFVM; the protein is encoded by the exons ATGATCGTGATGTTCATGATGAAGCTTTCTGTGGTTCAGCTGATGCTGCTGTTCTGTGCTCTGGTCACAGTGGAGAGTAACAATAATCCTGAGGGAACTCAGTCGGACATGTACGCTGTGCTGAGAAGGATGAGTGCTGTGATGGCTGAGCAGAAAGTGGAGATGGAACATGCAAAGACAAAAATGAACGACCTGGAGACCAGACTGAAAGCAGCTGAAAGAAAAGTTGAGGAACTGCAGAGAGAAGGGGACg AAAAGACAAAGGCTGTACAAGAAATGAAAATTTGGACAAACATCATTGGCAGTGATGTGAAGAACCTCAAGATAAACAGTGAAA GCAATAAAGTGGCTTTTTCTGCATCATTGGTGACCACAAATGAAGGTCAGATCGGTCCGTTTAACACTGGAAAAACCCTGGTCTACAAAAACATCATAACGAACATTGGACAAGCTTACAACCCGAACACAG GAATCTTCACGGCACCAGTGAGAGGTGTATACCTGTTCAGCTTGTTTGTTCTTGGGGTGGCAGGAGCAGATGCAACAGGAGTAGATCTCTATCGGAATGGAGAGTTCGTCATTCCTGCCTACGCCCACCTCAGTGGTCAAAATTATGTCAATCCCTCTGCAGGCGTGAATTTGCTACTGGAGGCGGGGGATACGGTGTACGCGTTCCTTCCACCAAACAGGAAGATATACGACAACGTTCATCGCCACTGCTCCTTCAGTGGTGTTCTGGTGTTTGTTATGTGA